In Deinococcus taeanensis, one DNA window encodes the following:
- a CDS encoding putative bifunctional diguanylate cyclase/phosphodiesterase, whose protein sequence is MTPSGSLNMLPGRITFGLTVLLVVCHAVWVAAPRGSEDTRLWISSLIYIPTFLLAGLTCVLQARRHPGDVLAWRILGSGLVSFGVGQMLYAYLLLVRHDPPFPSVADAGFLLALGLYGVGLLRFQHAPLSKWDTRRLFVDVAVVIAAVGVFAWKYVLYGVLTAYAGQPVAALIGLTYPFGDLVLLSVLLLIALRGGGTLGLRDGLLALGLGALIVADQAFVVLGAAGTYAEGSWVDLFWALGAGLFAAAAQVPGSGEARGWRGAQGLQQAAASLPYLALAAAFGLLISELGSAGPVGRGVLWGTALVTGLVVVRQVLAFTENARLTAALRHLSGELELRVQQRTEELAVANTALRGLTENLELKVRERTMALEASQARLAHQAQHDVLTGLPNRALFQDRVERGLASAAREREMLAVMFIDLDGFKTVNDTLGHAAGDALLREVAVRLQDSVRHNDTVARLGGDEFTVMLLGVQDAQDAALVANKVLRALRQPVVLADGRTAHVSGSVGVSLYPQDGADAADLQRHADVAMYRAKQGGKNNITFYSPEMNAVDAARASIESHLRGALERQELSVVYQPQYDVHGGLAGAEALLRWHSPALGEVPPATFIPVAEDTGLINALGQFVLNEVCRQLAAWRQGGMEMPRVSLNVSPAQFTREDFVDLVRRALQHHRLSGRDLELELTERMIIRDVDAVARKLSELRALGVRISIDDFGTGNSALNYLMTLPVTTLKVDQTFIQALDRKPGAYRVVQAIVALGHALGMDVVAEGVETPAQLLQVRELRCERTQGFLLGRPASPRELQLSDG, encoded by the coding sequence ATGACGCCTTCGGGGTCCCTGAACATGCTGCCGGGACGGATCACGTTCGGACTGACGGTTCTGCTGGTGGTGTGCCACGCCGTGTGGGTGGCCGCGCCACGGGGAAGTGAGGACACCCGCCTGTGGATCAGCAGTCTGATCTACATCCCGACCTTTCTGCTGGCGGGCCTCACGTGCGTGCTTCAGGCCCGGCGTCACCCCGGCGACGTCCTGGCCTGGCGCATTCTGGGAAGCGGGCTGGTGTCCTTCGGGGTGGGCCAGATGCTGTATGCCTATCTGCTTCTGGTCCGCCACGACCCACCGTTCCCCTCGGTGGCCGACGCCGGCTTCCTGCTTGCCCTGGGGCTTTATGGCGTGGGCCTGCTGCGGTTTCAACATGCGCCGCTGTCGAAATGGGACACCCGGCGTCTGTTTGTGGACGTGGCCGTGGTGATCGCCGCTGTGGGCGTCTTTGCGTGGAAGTACGTGCTTTACGGGGTGTTGACGGCCTATGCCGGGCAGCCGGTCGCGGCCCTGATTGGCCTGACGTACCCGTTCGGTGACCTTGTGCTGCTGAGCGTCCTGCTGCTGATAGCGCTGCGAGGAGGGGGAACCCTGGGTCTGCGTGACGGGCTGCTTGCCCTGGGCCTGGGGGCCCTGATCGTGGCGGACCAGGCGTTCGTCGTGCTGGGAGCGGCCGGCACCTACGCCGAGGGCTCGTGGGTGGACCTGTTCTGGGCGCTGGGGGCCGGGTTGTTTGCCGCCGCCGCCCAGGTGCCGGGCTCCGGTGAGGCCCGCGGCTGGCGCGGCGCGCAGGGTCTGCAGCAGGCGGCCGCCAGCCTGCCTTACCTGGCGCTGGCGGCCGCCTTCGGGCTGCTGATCTCTGAACTGGGCTCGGCCGGTCCGGTCGGGCGGGGCGTGTTGTGGGGCACCGCTCTGGTGACCGGCCTGGTCGTTGTGCGCCAGGTGCTCGCCTTTACGGAGAACGCCCGGCTGACGGCGGCGCTGCGCCACCTGTCCGGGGAGCTCGAACTCCGCGTGCAGCAGCGCACGGAGGAACTCGCCGTGGCCAACACGGCCCTGCGTGGCCTGACGGAAAACCTGGAACTCAAGGTGCGCGAGCGCACCATGGCACTGGAGGCCAGTCAGGCCCGGCTGGCTCATCAGGCGCAACATGACGTGCTGACCGGACTGCCCAACCGGGCGCTCTTTCAGGACCGGGTGGAGCGTGGCCTGGCCAGCGCCGCTCGCGAACGCGAGATGCTGGCCGTGATGTTCATCGATCTGGACGGTTTCAAGACCGTCAATGACACCCTGGGGCACGCGGCCGGCGACGCGTTGCTGCGGGAGGTGGCCGTGAGACTGCAGGACAGCGTGCGGCACAACGACACGGTGGCCCGGCTGGGAGGTGACGAATTCACCGTGATGCTCCTGGGCGTTCAGGATGCCCAGGACGCAGCGCTGGTCGCCAACAAGGTGCTGCGCGCGCTGCGCCAGCCGGTGGTCCTGGCGGACGGCCGGACGGCTCACGTGAGTGGTTCGGTGGGTGTCAGCCTGTATCCGCAGGACGGCGCCGACGCTGCGGACCTGCAGCGGCATGCCGACGTCGCCATGTACCGCGCCAAGCAGGGCGGCAAGAACAACATCACGTTCTACTCGCCGGAAATGAATGCGGTGGACGCCGCCCGGGCCAGCATCGAGAGCCACCTGCGAGGGGCCCTGGAGCGTCAGGAGCTCAGCGTGGTCTACCAGCCCCAGTACGACGTCCACGGGGGGCTGGCCGGGGCCGAGGCGCTGCTGCGCTGGCACAGTCCGGCCCTGGGCGAAGTTCCGCCTGCCACCTTCATTCCGGTTGCTGAGGACACCGGGCTGATCAATGCGCTGGGGCAGTTCGTCCTGAACGAGGTCTGCCGGCAACTGGCCGCGTGGCGTCAGGGGGGAATGGAGATGCCCCGGGTGAGCCTTAACGTGTCGCCTGCACAGTTCACCCGTGAGGACTTTGTGGATCTGGTGCGCCGCGCCCTGCAACACCACCGCCTGAGCGGCCGTGACCTGGAACTGGAGCTGACCGAGCGCATGATTATCCGCGACGTCGATGCCGTGGCCCGCAAACTCTCAGAGCTGCGGGCTCTGGGCGTCCGGATCAGCATCGACGACTTCGGCACCGGCAACTCCGCCCTGAATTACCTGATGACCCTGCCCGTCACGACCCTCAAGGTCGATCAGACTTTTATTCAGGCCCTGGACCGGAAACCGGGCGCCTACCGCGTCGTGCAGGCCATCGTGGCCTTAGGTCACGCCCTGGGGATGGACGTGGTTGCTGAAGGTGTGGAAACGCCAGCACAGCTTCTTCAGGTGCGCGAGCTGCGCTGCGAGCGCACCCAGGGCTTCCTGCTGGGCCGGCCGGCCTCCCCCAGGGAACTGCAGTTGTCTGACGGTTAG
- a CDS encoding alpha/beta fold hydrolase gives MRRRSLVLPFAAAGILLSACAFMPLATPSTDSPFLKRMQAAEQSHTLHLPEVDLHYLQLGQGPPVVMLPGGGSWAYDFYDLASRLATNHTVYILDTPGNGYTVPAPSTDLNRLYTLEGINAVLLEFMRAKKLEQADFIGNSWGGGFGLYFAERHPERVRRYVSLAGTGLNDPATFLWRLRHVPLLGEALVNLSAYRPLLAWGLRPMYLPGAPSTEDIDEMYRPYIRPWNLHSQLLIYRNVDWAATRQGLTALKAPTLVIWGEQDDVLDARRNEALWRTLHPAARVVVLPGAGHLPHQGNLDEVFQLIQTFLVEEIRGAW, from the coding sequence ATGCGCAGACGTTCCCTCGTGCTCCCCTTCGCCGCGGCTGGCATCCTGCTCAGCGCCTGCGCTTTCATGCCACTGGCAACCCCGTCCACCGACTCCCCCTTCCTGAAGCGGATGCAGGCAGCGGAGCAGAGCCACACACTCCACCTCCCCGAAGTGGACCTTCACTACCTTCAGCTCGGCCAGGGCCCCCCCGTCGTGATGCTCCCCGGCGGCGGCTCCTGGGCCTACGACTTCTACGACCTGGCATCACGGCTCGCCACCAACCACACCGTCTATATTCTGGACACCCCGGGAAACGGCTACACCGTCCCTGCTCCATCCACCGACCTGAACAGGCTCTACACCCTCGAAGGGATCAATGCTGTACTCCTCGAATTCATGCGGGCCAAAAAGCTTGAGCAGGCCGACTTCATCGGCAATTCGTGGGGCGGCGGGTTTGGCCTGTACTTCGCCGAGCGGCACCCCGAGCGCGTGCGGCGCTATGTCTCCCTAGCAGGCACCGGACTGAACGACCCCGCCACCTTCCTCTGGCGCCTGAGACATGTGCCCCTCCTGGGGGAAGCACTGGTCAACCTCTCGGCATACAGACCCCTACTGGCCTGGGGCCTGCGTCCCATGTACCTGCCGGGCGCCCCTTCAACCGAGGACATCGACGAGATGTACCGCCCCTACATACGTCCCTGGAACCTCCATTCGCAACTGTTGATCTACCGCAACGTCGATTGGGCAGCCACTAGACAGGGCCTGACGGCCCTGAAGGCCCCGACGCTGGTGATTTGGGGCGAGCAGGACGACGTACTCGATGCCCGGCGCAATGAAGCCCTGTGGCGCACGCTTCACCCCGCAGCCCGCGTAGTGGTCCTGCCTGGCGCCGGGCACCTCCCCCACCAAGGGAATCTGGATGAAGTGTTTCAGCTCATTCAGACGTTCCTGGTCGAGGAAATCCGGGGGGCCTGGTGA
- a CDS encoding WGxxGxxG family protein gives MTPLTQKAFLVLLLAAAPLPALAQDTSTDTKTTDTTTTTATEQDNDGMDWGWLGLLGLAGLAGLRRREPTVVHTNTTHTGTTNSTHR, from the coding sequence ATGACACCCCTGACTCAGAAAGCGTTCCTCGTCCTGCTGCTTGCCGCCGCGCCCCTGCCCGCCCTGGCGCAGGACACCAGCACCGATACCAAAACGACCGACACGACCACCACGACCGCCACGGAGCAGGACAACGACGGCATGGATTGGGGCTGGCTGGGCCTGCTGGGCCTTGCCGGGCTCGCTGGCCTGCGCCGCCGTGAACCCACCGTCGTGCACACCAACACCACGCACACCGGCACCACCAACAGCACCCACCGCTGA
- a CDS encoding PAS domain S-box protein: MNIPVHQTLQAGWSTLDALPIPALALNEAGEVNYANSAWRVAGALSTAEFLAMLHPDEAAHAVAQWNNDRAHHRPSALTVRLRAADGTYHPHRADHHRLPDESRLLGQWLLTFTEVQAHPAEATQLAWDESPDCIKTLDLNGHLLSMNAGGLRVMELGDFAACAGASWPEFWTNDTRPLVEAAVKAAREGGIGHFEGFCRTFAGTPKWWEVTVRGVPGATGQPTHLLAVSRDITERVRGERLARGQTDVLEALIRGEALEDVLERMAHLVEGLVGDAHCVIFRLDAAQGVLRPTAAPSLDAPLLEALQAVPLGRAGGACGLAAESGEVTSVKDYQVDPQWGHVRDFAQAIGVRACWSTPLLDDAGEVHGTLALYFTVPTTFTAEHREVTRAAARLATLALQQDRARDALRRNEVRYRTLFEALPHIVWTSTGMGQSNHFNQRWQAMTGLPTQTQGLEWAEAIHPDDRGRAVLARQRGLSTGAPYGADIRFRRADGTYRWHAAHVVPLPAHQATDDYQWLGYAVDIHDRAEAESALRESADHFRRLADVNPIGVALGHPDGRVSYANDAYLRLLHVTRADLEADTVNWHALTPPEWHARDAQAVAQARERGYSDPYEKEYLLANGHRLPVLVAVAQLDDTGDTQVRYVLDLTDRKVLERTLNDENMQLRALNAQILASAADGVFGLDLQGHTTFANPAALQMTGFPLEEILGRQQHALLHHTRADGTPYPPSDCSICRVTQDGTPRRATDELFWRKDGTGFPVEYTATPLLDGDGGQVGVVVTFRDITERQHVERTLRAANEELRRSNQDLERFAFVASHDLQEPLRTVASFTELLARRYAGTDPKAERYAQLVVGGVGRMKATIEDLLVFSRVRAETQQWEVVETETVLEHALAALAATVDASGAQITWDALPAVRGDATQLTQVLTNLLSNALKFCRAGVPPQVHVSARRTDHLWHIGVSDNGLGIEEAYVERVFDMFQRLHRREAYPGTGMGLTIVRRIVERHGGRAWVTSTPGAGSTFHFTLPAEGLEPRLA, encoded by the coding sequence GTGAACATCCCTGTGCACCAGACCCTTCAGGCAGGGTGGTCCACGTTGGATGCCCTGCCGATCCCCGCACTGGCCTTGAATGAGGCCGGCGAAGTGAACTACGCCAACTCCGCCTGGAGGGTTGCTGGTGCCCTGAGCACAGCAGAGTTCCTGGCCATGCTGCATCCGGATGAGGCTGCGCATGCCGTGGCGCAGTGGAACAATGACCGCGCGCATCACCGGCCGAGCGCGCTGACAGTACGCCTGCGCGCCGCGGACGGCACCTACCACCCTCACCGCGCCGACCATCACCGTCTGCCGGACGAGAGCAGGCTCCTGGGGCAGTGGCTGCTCACCTTTACCGAAGTGCAGGCACATCCGGCGGAGGCGACGCAGCTCGCGTGGGATGAGAGTCCCGACTGCATCAAGACCCTCGACCTGAACGGGCACCTGCTCTCCATGAATGCCGGCGGACTGCGGGTCATGGAGCTTGGCGACTTCGCCGCCTGTGCGGGAGCCTCCTGGCCGGAATTCTGGACGAACGACACCCGCCCACTGGTGGAAGCAGCAGTAAAGGCGGCCCGCGAAGGCGGCATTGGGCACTTCGAGGGTTTCTGCCGGACGTTCGCCGGCACGCCCAAGTGGTGGGAAGTGACTGTGCGTGGCGTGCCGGGCGCGACGGGTCAGCCCACGCACCTCCTGGCAGTGTCACGCGACATCACGGAGCGCGTGCGCGGGGAACGGCTCGCCCGGGGGCAGACTGACGTCCTGGAAGCCCTGATCCGCGGTGAGGCGCTTGAAGACGTTCTGGAACGCATGGCGCATCTGGTCGAGGGGCTCGTCGGGGATGCCCACTGCGTGATTTTCAGACTCGACGCGGCGCAGGGGGTTCTGCGGCCCACAGCGGCCCCCAGCCTGGACGCGCCGCTTCTGGAGGCGCTGCAAGCGGTACCGCTGGGCCGGGCGGGCGGCGCCTGCGGCCTGGCCGCGGAGTCCGGAGAAGTGACCAGCGTGAAGGACTACCAGGTGGACCCCCAATGGGGTCATGTGCGGGACTTCGCGCAGGCCATCGGCGTCCGCGCGTGCTGGTCCACACCGCTGCTTGATGACGCCGGTGAGGTGCACGGGACCCTCGCGCTGTACTTCACGGTGCCCACGACCTTCACAGCGGAGCACCGGGAAGTCACGCGGGCCGCGGCGCGCCTCGCCACCCTGGCGCTGCAGCAGGACCGCGCGCGTGACGCCCTGCGGCGCAATGAGGTGCGCTACCGCACGCTCTTTGAGGCGCTGCCGCACATCGTGTGGACCTCCACCGGCATGGGGCAGTCAAACCACTTCAACCAGCGCTGGCAGGCGATGACCGGACTGCCAACCCAGACCCAGGGGCTGGAGTGGGCCGAGGCGATCCACCCCGATGACCGCGGGCGGGCGGTGCTCGCGCGCCAGCGTGGCCTGTCTACCGGCGCGCCCTACGGCGCCGACATCCGTTTCCGCCGCGCGGACGGCACCTACCGCTGGCACGCAGCCCACGTCGTGCCGCTCCCAGCCCACCAGGCCACCGACGACTACCAGTGGTTGGGGTACGCCGTAGATATTCACGACCGGGCAGAGGCCGAATCGGCACTCCGGGAGAGTGCCGACCACTTCCGGCGTCTGGCGGACGTCAATCCGATCGGCGTGGCGCTCGGCCACCCGGACGGCCGGGTGTCGTACGCAAACGACGCGTACCTGCGCCTGTTGCATGTCACGCGCGCCGACCTTGAGGCGGACACAGTGAACTGGCACGCCCTGACCCCACCGGAATGGCACGCCCGTGACGCGCAGGCCGTCGCCCAGGCCCGTGAGCGGGGCTACAGCGATCCGTACGAGAAGGAGTACCTGCTCGCGAACGGCCACCGCCTGCCGGTGCTGGTGGCGGTGGCGCAGCTGGACGACACGGGTGACACGCAGGTCCGGTACGTGCTGGACCTGACCGACCGAAAAGTGCTGGAACGCACGCTGAATGACGAGAACATGCAGCTGCGGGCCCTGAACGCGCAGATTCTCGCTTCCGCAGCGGACGGGGTCTTCGGCCTGGACCTGCAGGGACACACGACGTTCGCCAACCCGGCGGCCCTGCAGATGACGGGCTTCCCGCTCGAAGAGATCCTGGGCCGGCAGCAGCACGCGCTGCTGCACCACACGCGCGCCGACGGCACGCCGTACCCACCTTCAGACTGCTCCATCTGCCGCGTCACACAAGACGGCACGCCGCGGCGAGCGACCGACGAGCTGTTCTGGCGCAAGGACGGCACCGGGTTCCCTGTCGAGTACACCGCCACGCCCCTGCTGGACGGAGACGGAGGTCAGGTGGGCGTGGTCGTCACCTTCCGCGACATCACCGAACGGCAGCACGTCGAGCGGACACTGCGTGCCGCCAACGAGGAGCTGCGGCGCTCCAACCAGGACCTGGAACGCTTCGCTTTCGTTGCGTCCCACGACCTTCAGGAACCGCTGCGCACCGTGGCGAGCTTCACGGAACTGCTGGCCCGCCGTTACGCGGGCACGGACCCGAAAGCCGAACGCTACGCGCAGCTTGTGGTGGGCGGTGTGGGGCGCATGAAGGCCACCATCGAGGACCTGCTGGTGTTCTCGCGCGTGCGCGCCGAAACGCAGCAGTGGGAGGTCGTCGAAACCGAGACGGTACTGGAACACGCCCTGGCCGCCCTGGCCGCGACAGTCGACGCGAGCGGCGCACAGATCACCTGGGACGCGCTGCCCGCCGTGCGAGGGGACGCGACTCAACTGACGCAGGTGTTGACCAACCTGCTCAGCAACGCGCTGAAATTCTGCCGGGCCGGCGTTCCCCCTCAGGTGCACGTGAGCGCGCGGAGGACTGATCACCTGTGGCACATCGGCGTGAGCGACAACGGCCTGGGCATCGAGGAGGCCTATGTCGAGCGGGTGTTCGACATGTTCCAGCGGCTGCACCGCCGTGAAGCCTACCCGGGCACCGGAATGGGGCTCACCATTGTGCGGCGCATCGTGGAGCGGCATGGGGGCCGCGCCTGGGTCACGTCCACCCCCGGCGCGGGCAGCACTTTTCACTTCACCCTCCCTGCCGAAGGTCTGGAACCCCGGTTGGCGTGA
- a CDS encoding IS4 family transposase: protein MTSSETARLHADTLAAHLKAHLPHRRLDALRRLAEVLLAVLQAESTLHRKIALHLPRAATLESKTRTVARVFHDAQLTQQDVCGVLLPLLPDGKLTLIMDRTTWHDGQTPLNILVLGVLLGGAVIPLVWSIQPHQGSSAAVARILLVARLLKVLPSRHWAVLIADREFVGREWCSFLRWKRIQQCLRIRENTRTSDELVRDLFTTRQPGQVRALFERTWVYGGWMHVVITLSPAGDRVIVASDLPVLDVLNTYRLRWAIESAFSALKSRGLNLEATHMTAPERISRLFGLLCIALAWMTRVGAQRGATQSPRRDKRGRAVVSVTRIGWQILTQAARWGGDNFWDCLRLLGMPFPTASTSVSRGVRC from the coding sequence GTGACGAGCTCAGAGACCGCCCGACTGCATGCTGACACGCTGGCTGCCCACCTCAAAGCCCATCTCCCTCATCGCCGCCTCGATGCTCTGAGGCGGCTCGCGGAAGTCCTCCTGGCCGTCCTCCAGGCTGAATCCACGCTCCACCGCAAGATCGCGCTCCATCTCCCCAGAGCGGCAACCCTGGAATCCAAGACCCGGACGGTTGCCCGGGTCTTCCACGATGCTCAACTCACTCAGCAGGACGTCTGTGGCGTCCTGCTTCCCTTGCTGCCCGACGGCAAGCTCACCCTGATCATGGACCGCACGACGTGGCACGACGGTCAGACGCCGCTGAACATCCTCGTCTTGGGCGTTCTGCTTGGGGGCGCGGTGATTCCCCTCGTCTGGTCGATCCAGCCCCATCAAGGCAGCAGTGCAGCTGTTGCCCGGATCCTCCTGGTCGCTCGTCTGCTCAAGGTGTTACCTTCCCGGCACTGGGCCGTGTTGATCGCGGACCGGGAGTTCGTGGGGCGCGAGTGGTGCTCGTTCCTACGCTGGAAACGCATCCAGCAGTGTCTCCGCATCCGGGAGAACACCAGGACCTCCGATGAACTGGTGCGAGACCTGTTCACGACGCGGCAACCGGGACAGGTGCGCGCCCTGTTCGAACGGACGTGGGTGTATGGGGGCTGGATGCACGTGGTCATCACCCTGTCCCCCGCGGGGGACAGGGTGATCGTGGCATCCGATTTGCCCGTGCTGGACGTACTGAACACCTATCGGCTCAGGTGGGCGATTGAATCGGCGTTTTCCGCCTTGAAATCTCGAGGGCTGAATCTGGAGGCCACGCACATGACAGCGCCAGAACGAATCTCTCGGCTCTTCGGACTGCTGTGTATCGCGCTGGCCTGGATGACCCGGGTGGGGGCGCAGCGGGGAGCGACCCAGTCCCCTCGACGGGACAAGCGCGGGCGAGCGGTCGTGAGCGTGACGCGGATCGGGTGGCAGATTCTCACTCAGGCGGCGCGGTGGGGCGGCGATAACTTCTGGGACTGCCTGCGGCTCCTTGGGATGCCATTTCCAACCGCCAGCACATCAGTTTCCCGAGGTGTCCGGTGCTGA
- a CDS encoding GNAT family N-acetyltransferase — protein sequence MACSLTLRLLSDFPDSPDTRRRLYLLVRQGVLDSPGSDGDFPSLEDFNAFIFGPSYWAEADTQVLALDGEAWVGLSSLRRTSQPGVSGFGLTTVDRSYRGRGVALALKRRALERAAARGDHRVTTEVHPDNAAMRAVNARLGFARVPDLQPLERA from the coding sequence GTGGCCTGTTCCCTGACGCTGCGGTTGCTCTCTGACTTTCCGGACAGTCCGGACACCCGGCGGCGGTTGTACCTTCTGGTGCGCCAGGGCGTGCTGGACAGTCCGGGCAGTGACGGGGACTTCCCCAGTCTGGAGGACTTCAATGCGTTCATTTTCGGACCCAGTTACTGGGCAGAGGCAGACACGCAGGTGCTGGCCCTCGACGGTGAGGCGTGGGTGGGGCTGTCGAGTCTGCGCCGCACTTCTCAGCCGGGCGTGTCGGGTTTCGGCCTGACGACCGTTGACCGGTCGTACCGGGGGCGCGGGGTGGCGCTGGCGTTGAAACGGCGCGCGCTGGAACGGGCGGCAGCCCGGGGTGACCACCGGGTCACGACCGAGGTGCATCCGGACAATGCCGCCATGCGGGCGGTCAATGCCCGGCTCGGGTTCGCGCGGGTGCCTGACCTGCAGCCCCTGGAGCGCGCTTGA
- a CDS encoding response regulator: MSHRPAPLKVLLVEDQLADCMLAEEAFASMTDAVVLHHCPSGTDALAWLRAHLNELPDVVLLDLNLPGLSGLEVLHAIRDDPELRGQPVMVLSTSESPADIRRAYELLAGAYWVKPLSFSTLVEQIGALVRYCRHTRFPGRLSRAALQD; encoded by the coding sequence ATGTCCCACCGCCCAGCGCCGCTGAAAGTGCTCCTTGTCGAGGACCAGCTTGCGGACTGCATGCTGGCCGAGGAAGCCTTTGCGTCCATGACGGACGCCGTGGTCCTGCACCACTGCCCGAGCGGCACCGACGCCCTGGCCTGGCTGCGCGCTCATCTGAATGAGCTGCCCGACGTGGTTCTGCTGGACCTGAACCTGCCGGGCCTCAGTGGCCTGGAGGTGCTGCACGCGATCCGGGATGACCCGGAGTTGCGCGGCCAGCCGGTCATGGTGCTGTCGACGTCCGAGAGTCCTGCGGACATCCGGCGTGCGTACGAACTGCTGGCAGGGGCGTACTGGGTCAAGCCCCTGTCGTTCAGCACGCTGGTCGAGCAGATTGGCGCGCTCGTGCGGTACTGCCGCCACACCCGCTTTCCTGGCCGCCTGTCGCGCGCAGCCCTGCAGGACTAA